A single genomic interval of Brevundimonas diminuta harbors:
- a CDS encoding McrC family protein, producing the protein MPTVREFARLTTDVVAPTLDHVTISQSAFCWLADHATQGAEGAGLVSFDSARTLKVANYVGVIDTPCGTRLEILPKYAVDEEDTAEARRLMVRMIAEALKLTPRIGSLAEIETFSVPLPEWLASRFLDEASLLIKRGLRQSYYRVDDRGPFLRGALDVPRQIRAGPAGAHLVAHRHDVYSFDRPENRLIRSAVEHVLRSTRVSDNWRRAHELSILLSDVSVSRSVSADLSAWSPDRLMADYAGIKPLCELILLRQTPFAVSGRHEGFSMLFPMERLFENYVLASLRKGAPPGILIESQKADRHLCEHKARGQFRLKPDILASDGQETWVIDAKWKLLDVQAKNYQLSQDDFYQLFAYGHAYLEGRGEMFLVYPRTASFPATLEPFHFSSELRLHVVPFDLFDRTVSLPFLAPELAAHPVRH; encoded by the coding sequence ATGCCGACAGTTCGTGAGTTTGCTCGACTGACGACCGATGTCGTTGCGCCTACGCTCGATCACGTCACGATAAGCCAGTCTGCGTTCTGTTGGCTTGCAGACCATGCGACGCAGGGCGCTGAGGGCGCCGGCCTGGTGAGCTTCGACAGCGCACGAACTCTGAAGGTCGCCAACTACGTAGGTGTGATCGACACCCCTTGCGGAACACGGCTGGAGATACTGCCGAAGTACGCGGTTGATGAGGAGGATACTGCGGAGGCGCGCCGTTTGATGGTGCGCATGATCGCCGAGGCGCTCAAGTTGACGCCGCGGATCGGTTCGCTCGCCGAGATCGAGACCTTCAGCGTGCCTCTGCCCGAATGGCTGGCGTCGCGATTTCTCGATGAAGCATCGTTGTTGATCAAGCGGGGGCTGAGGCAGAGCTACTATCGCGTCGACGACCGAGGGCCATTCCTGCGCGGCGCGTTGGACGTGCCGAGACAAATTCGAGCTGGACCAGCGGGTGCGCACCTCGTCGCGCATAGACACGACGTCTATTCGTTCGATCGGCCCGAAAATCGTCTGATCCGGTCAGCGGTAGAACATGTGCTGCGTTCGACGCGTGTCAGCGACAATTGGCGTCGGGCGCATGAGCTCTCGATTCTGCTTAGCGATGTGTCCGTGAGCCGGTCAGTCTCTGCAGATCTTAGCGCCTGGTCGCCGGACCGATTGATGGCGGACTATGCGGGGATCAAACCGCTGTGCGAGCTCATCTTGCTCAGACAGACGCCGTTTGCGGTATCAGGACGCCACGAAGGGTTCAGCATGCTGTTTCCGATGGAACGGCTGTTCGAGAACTACGTGCTGGCATCGCTGCGAAAGGGGGCGCCGCCAGGCATTCTGATCGAGTCGCAAAAAGCAGATCGTCATCTGTGCGAGCACAAGGCGAGAGGTCAGTTCAGGCTCAAGCCAGATATCCTCGCCTCCGATGGCCAGGAGACTTGGGTCATCGACGCTAAGTGGAAGCTTTTGGACGTCCAGGCGAAAAACTATCAGCTGAGCCAAGACGACTTCTACCAGCTGTTCGCCTACGGCCATGCGTACCTAGAGGGTCGGGGAGAAATGTTCCTCGTCTACCCGCGCACGGCCAGCTTCCCGGCGACTCTCGAGCCCTTTCATTTCTCATCCGAGCTCAGACTGCACGTGGTTCCGTTCGATCTCTTCGACCGCACCGTGTCGCTGCCCTTCCTAGCACCCGAACTCGCCGCCCACCCGGTACGCCACTGA